In Luteitalea sp. TBR-22, one genomic interval encodes:
- a CDS encoding DUF1080 domain-containing protein → MLTRVLPSAALALLMAVPAAAQAPDVIHLFDGKQFTEHFYSWLVDDHLADPDRVFTVVDNVDGAPAIRISGQKWGGITTRKEYETYHLVVEFRWGNLTWGNRKDRARDSGVLVHAQGRDGNTGKDFNGPWMHSIEAQIIEGGVGDFILVAGTAEDGSKLVPRMTATTLRDRTGELYYDPNGVAMEHSSGQRINWWGRDADWADKLGFVGVADVEGHGSEWTRLEVIVEKDRITNIVNGRVVNVGTRPSLSKGKIMIQSEGAELYVRRVDLYPVAKR, encoded by the coding sequence ATGCTGACTCGTGTCCTCCCCTCCGCCGCGCTCGCGCTGCTGATGGCCGTGCCCGCGGCCGCGCAAGCGCCTGACGTCATCCACCTGTTCGACGGCAAGCAGTTCACCGAGCACTTCTACTCGTGGCTGGTCGACGACCATCTCGCCGATCCCGATCGCGTCTTCACGGTGGTCGACAACGTGGACGGCGCGCCCGCCATCCGCATCAGCGGCCAGAAGTGGGGCGGCATCACCACCCGGAAGGAGTACGAGACCTACCACCTGGTCGTCGAGTTCCGCTGGGGCAACCTCACCTGGGGCAACCGCAAGGACCGCGCCCGTGACAGCGGCGTCCTCGTGCACGCGCAAGGACGCGACGGCAACACCGGCAAGGACTTCAACGGCCCGTGGATGCACTCGATCGAGGCACAAATCATCGAGGGCGGGGTCGGCGACTTCATCCTGGTGGCCGGCACGGCGGAGGATGGCTCGAAGCTCGTGCCGCGGATGACCGCCACGACGCTGCGCGACCGCACCGGCGAGCTGTACTACGACCCGAACGGCGTGGCGATGGAACACTCGTCGGGGCAGCGCATCAACTGGTGGGGCCGCGACGCCGACTGGGCCGACAAGCTCGGGTTCGTCGGCGTGGCCGATGTCGAGGGCCACGGCAGCGAGTGGACGCGCCTCGAGGTGATCGTCGAGAAGGACCGCATCACCAACATCGTCAACGGCCGCGTCGTCAACGTCGGCACCAGGCCGAGCCTCTCGAAGGGCAAGATCATGATCCAGTCGGAGGGCGCGGAACTGTACGTGCGCCGCGTCGACCTGTACCCCGTCGCGAAGAGATAG
- a CDS encoding PKD domain-containing protein translates to MSKSSNAAIALALGLLCMLTAACGGSSESGTPTSPTSVASVAVHGVQVQPSGTGVQFFTAFQFTAQGTFPSGTQFTWNFGDGTSSVSTQPQASHPYGSPGNYTVSVQATAGANSAVGSSQVSVGSLVGQWVGTMSGHTTLPTIRPRPISSFDLRIDSIQSTSNNRYTMRGSWSDNAGCRHSLLAIFTPPGGVAANRNVAFSLEQFECNGEGGYADLSFSGTANETLSIVLGEHPNPAI, encoded by the coding sequence ATGAGCAAGTCTTCGAACGCCGCCATAGCCCTGGCCCTTGGACTCCTGTGCATGCTTACCGCCGCCTGCGGCGGGAGTAGTGAATCAGGTACGCCCACATCGCCGACCTCGGTCGCCTCTGTTGCAGTTCACGGTGTTCAGGTGCAGCCGTCCGGCACAGGCGTCCAGTTCTTCACGGCCTTCCAGTTCACAGCTCAGGGCACATTCCCTTCAGGGACGCAGTTCACCTGGAACTTCGGCGACGGAACTTCCTCGGTGTCCACGCAACCCCAGGCGAGCCATCCCTACGGTTCGCCGGGCAACTACACGGTGAGCGTGCAGGCCACCGCGGGGGCAAACTCAGCGGTCGGCTCCTCGCAGGTCAGCGTCGGCTCCCTGGTTGGCCAATGGGTCGGCACGATGTCTGGGCATACGACGCTCCCCACGATCCGCCCACGGCCCATAAGTTCATTCGACCTGAGGATCGACAGCATCCAGAGCACCAGCAACAACAGGTACACGATGAGAGGCTCGTGGAGTGATAACGCCGGGTGCCGCCACTCGTTGCTGGCCATCTTCACGCCTCCGGGTGGCGTGGCCGCTAACAGGAACGTGGCCTTCTCGTTGGAGCAGTTCGAATGCAACGGCGAGGGCGGCTACGCCGATCTGAGCTTCAGCGGCACCGCCAACGAAACATTGTCCATCGTCCTCGGTGAACACCCAAATCCGGCCATTTAG
- a CDS encoding TonB-dependent receptor: protein MPRGLRALTMVLALVAAASVGLRAQSRVLSGTVLDPAGRSVPAATVTVVTTAGATVASTSTDGEGRFTLRVDAAASPAEVRIERPRFEPSRLAVPADDAPMRVVLALERWEEQVSVSPLVVDATTVDSFGASRTVVTDLQVEQLNAVDLASALRRTPGVTISRFNPVGAFGGESGGAVFVRGTGMSRPGSELKTYVDGVPFYMGIWGHPLLDLLPVSSLDAVQVHKGPQPEAFGNAFAAIDLSTRRARGEGVGASLRASAGSFSTVVQQAEVSGRAGAWDFAVAQGFARSDGHRPAADGRLANLFVRLGWRIAPGWTVAATALAADNDASDPGVVGQPDTRAGRFGTSGTLATLSLAHVGASVNGSLQAYANRGEGNWRGQPPPDGDTFTRFALSGVRWREEVLAWAGVHVSAGLDVDRIDGDVRYDTVPPVPPSRFEGDTLTIVGPHVAADRVVPIGGTWSIQPSAGVRVYDHSVFPSAASPHAGLVVRAGGVLAARVSYARGLSYPGQEVVALSGLIPPLGQSWRQLEAEQVDHVEVGVALTPRRGTSVDAAVFHDEYARRYVFAFPPRVARPTFLNLGAHTVRGLDVSVQQDLGAGWRAFVGGTLLDASIPSLPYLPERSIVAALTGRFGPLQLAVDVQHQSAMTVLARARTATAVNPQQVDGFTVVNARPSVTLPRSGGRADLFVAVENLFDTTYAYRPGYPMPGASVQVGVALRAGRR, encoded by the coding sequence GTGCCTCGCGGCCTGCGGGCCCTGACGATGGTGCTCGCGCTGGTCGCGGCAGCGAGCGTCGGCCTGCGTGCGCAGTCCCGCGTGCTGTCGGGCACCGTGCTCGATCCCGCGGGACGCAGCGTGCCTGCCGCCACGGTGACGGTCGTGACGACGGCGGGCGCGACGGTGGCCTCCACGTCCACCGACGGCGAGGGCCGTTTCACGCTGCGCGTGGACGCCGCCGCGTCGCCGGCCGAGGTCCGCATCGAGCGACCGCGCTTCGAGCCGAGCCGCCTCGCCGTCCCGGCCGACGACGCGCCGATGCGGGTCGTGCTCGCCCTCGAACGGTGGGAGGAACAGGTGTCGGTCAGCCCGCTCGTCGTCGATGCGACGACGGTCGATTCCTTCGGCGCCAGCCGCACCGTCGTCACCGACCTGCAGGTCGAGCAGTTGAACGCCGTCGACCTGGCCTCGGCGTTGCGCAGGACGCCGGGCGTCACCATCTCGCGGTTCAACCCGGTGGGGGCCTTCGGCGGCGAGTCGGGCGGTGCGGTGTTCGTGCGGGGCACGGGCATGAGCCGTCCCGGCAGCGAGCTCAAGACCTACGTCGACGGGGTGCCGTTCTACATGGGCATCTGGGGGCATCCGCTGCTGGACCTGCTGCCGGTGAGCAGCCTCGATGCCGTGCAGGTGCACAAGGGGCCGCAGCCCGAGGCGTTCGGCAATGCGTTTGCCGCGATCGACCTCTCGACGCGGCGGGCGCGCGGCGAGGGCGTGGGCGCATCGCTGCGCGCCAGCGCCGGCAGCTTCTCCACCGTGGTGCAGCAGGCCGAGGTCAGCGGTCGAGCCGGGGCGTGGGACTTCGCCGTGGCGCAGGGTTTCGCGCGGTCCGACGGTCATCGCCCCGCCGCCGACGGCCGGCTGGCCAATCTGTTCGTGCGGCTCGGCTGGCGGATTGCGCCGGGATGGACCGTCGCCGCGACGGCGCTGGCGGCCGACAACGACGCCTCGGATCCGGGAGTGGTTGGTCAGCCCGACACGAGGGCAGGGCGCTTCGGCACCAGCGGGACGCTCGCGACGCTGTCGCTCGCGCACGTCGGGGCCAGCGTCAACGGAAGCCTGCAGGCCTACGCCAACCGCGGTGAGGGGAACTGGCGCGGCCAGCCGCCGCCCGACGGCGACACGTTCACCCGGTTCGCGCTCTCGGGCGTGCGCTGGCGCGAGGAGGTGCTGGCGTGGGCCGGCGTGCACGTGTCGGCCGGCCTCGACGTCGACCGCATCGACGGCGACGTGCGCTACGACACGGTGCCGCCGGTGCCGCCCTCGCGCTTCGAGGGCGACACGCTGACCATCGTCGGGCCACACGTCGCGGCCGACCGCGTCGTGCCGATCGGAGGGACGTGGTCGATCCAGCCGTCGGCAGGCGTGCGAGTCTACGACCACTCGGTGTTTCCGTCGGCCGCCAGTCCGCACGCCGGCCTCGTCGTGCGCGCCGGTGGCGTGCTGGCGGCACGCGTCAGCTACGCGCGCGGGCTGTCGTATCCGGGGCAGGAGGTCGTGGCGCTCTCCGGGCTGATTCCGCCGCTCGGCCAGTCGTGGCGCCAACTCGAGGCCGAGCAGGTCGATCACGTCGAGGTGGGCGTGGCGCTCACCCCGCGCCGCGGCACGAGCGTGGATGCCGCCGTCTTCCACGACGAGTACGCCAGGCGGTACGTCTTCGCCTTTCCGCCGCGCGTGGCGCGGCCGACGTTCCTCAATCTCGGCGCCCACACGGTGCGCGGCCTCGACGTCTCGGTCCAGCAGGACCTCGGCGCCGGCTGGCGGGCGTTCGTGGGAGGCACGCTGCTCGATGCGTCGATTCCGTCGTTGCCGTACCTGCCCGAGCGCTCGATCGTCGCGGCGCTCACCGGGCGGTTCGGTCCCCTCCAGCTCGCCGTGGACGTGCAGCACCAGTCGGCGATGACGGTGCTCGCCCGTGCGCGCACGGCGACGGCGGTCAACCCCCAGCAGGTGGACGGGTTCACGGTGGTCAACGCACGCCCGTCGGTCACGCTGCCACGCAGCGGTGGCCGGGCCGACCTGTTCGTGGCCGTCGAGAACCTGTTCGACACGACGTACGCCTACCGCCCCGGCTACCCGATGCCCGGCGCGTCGGTGCAGGTAGGTGTGGCCTTGCGAGCAGGCCGTCGCTGA
- a CDS encoding sigma-54-dependent Fis family transcriptional regulator translates to MPPPDRVPFSLESIVVGRNPRMRAIFRYLALVGPGQGTMLVTGESGTGKEVVANALHLHSTRRDKPFVAVSCALFSESLIESELFGHERGAFTGAVSSRAGRFERADGGTLFLDDIDDVPLSMQVKLLRALQQRTIERLGGTRPVPVDVRVVAGTKRDLQQLVREGRFREDLYYRLNVLSVSLPPLRERREDIPLLIAHFLERFFARRGVPPAPISDGVMQALMAYDWPGNVRELENACERMAESCTCGQIRIGCLGASILFDEAGLDVPKEGPSEAPGRHAYGGQGWDDLAGGPLDAPAGPAYEPGGASGQQLAAPGPISQLGGLSLDEYLRRVEAECIASALTASGGNKSRAARLLGIKRSTLGDRIARCGLEP, encoded by the coding sequence ATGCCTCCGCCAGACCGTGTGCCGTTCTCCCTCGAGTCCATCGTGGTGGGACGCAATCCGCGGATGCGCGCCATCTTCCGGTACCTGGCGCTCGTCGGTCCGGGTCAGGGCACGATGCTGGTCACCGGCGAGAGCGGCACCGGCAAGGAGGTGGTCGCCAACGCGCTGCACCTGCACAGCACGAGGCGCGACAAGCCGTTCGTCGCGGTGAGTTGCGCGCTGTTCTCCGAGAGCCTGATCGAGTCCGAGCTCTTCGGCCACGAGCGGGGGGCGTTCACCGGCGCCGTGAGCAGTCGCGCCGGCCGCTTCGAGCGCGCCGACGGCGGCACGCTGTTCCTCGACGACATCGACGACGTGCCCCTCTCGATGCAGGTGAAGCTGCTGCGCGCGCTGCAACAGCGGACGATCGAGCGGCTCGGGGGCACCCGCCCCGTCCCCGTCGACGTCCGCGTCGTTGCCGGGACCAAGCGCGACCTGCAGCAGCTCGTGCGCGAGGGCCGCTTCCGCGAGGACCTCTACTACCGGCTCAACGTGCTCTCGGTGAGCCTGCCGCCGCTGCGGGAGCGCCGCGAGGACATCCCGCTGCTGATCGCGCACTTCCTCGAGCGGTTCTTCGCGCGGCGCGGCGTGCCGCCGGCGCCGATCTCCGATGGCGTGATGCAGGCGCTGATGGCGTACGACTGGCCCGGCAACGTCCGCGAGCTCGAGAACGCCTGTGAGCGGATGGCCGAGAGTTGCACGTGCGGGCAGATCCGCATCGGATGCCTCGGCGCGAGCATCCTGTTCGACGAGGCTGGCCTCGACGTCCCAAAGGAGGGGCCGTCCGAGGCGCCTGGCCGGCACGCATACGGTGGTCAGGGGTGGGACGACCTCGCGGGCGGACCACTCGACGCCCCGGCCGGTCCCGCCTACGAGCCCGGCGGCGCCAGCGGTCAGCAACTTGCCGCACCGGGCCCAATCAGCCAGCTCGGTGGGCTGTCGCTCGACGAGTACCTGCGGCGGGTCGAGGCCGAGTGCATCGCGTCGGCGCTCACGGCCAGCGGCGGCAACAAGTCGCGCGCGGCGCGCCTGCTCGGCATCAAGCGGTCGACGCTGGGCGATCGCATCGCCCGCTGCGGCCTCGAGCCCTAG
- a CDS encoding NifU family protein yields MPSRTAVEGVLTRVRPYLAADGGDIQLVELAGDEVRIRLVGACADCPTSHMTLHVGIERALRRLDPGLRLVQVA; encoded by the coding sequence ATGCCCAGTCGCACGGCCGTCGAAGGCGTGCTCACGCGCGTCCGGCCCTACCTCGCTGCCGACGGTGGCGACATCCAGCTGGTGGAGCTGGCGGGCGACGAGGTGCGCATACGGCTGGTCGGTGCGTGCGCCGACTGTCCCACCTCCCACATGACCCTCCACGTCGGCATCGAGCGGGCGCTGCGCCGCCTCGACCCGGGCCTGCGCCTCGTCCAGGTGGCGTGA
- a CDS encoding GNAT family N-acetyltransferase yields MPIRWTHTIDDIDWHELEALYRAAPLGNKNADDLRVAYANSRYRCFAWEDGRLVGAGRALADGVDCSYVCDVAVLPSHQGTGVGKAIVQQLVDLSRGHRKIILYAVPGKEAFYRRFGFLRMRTAMAIFPDQAKAIADGYVSED; encoded by the coding sequence GTGCCCATCCGCTGGACACACACGATCGACGACATCGACTGGCACGAACTGGAAGCGCTGTATCGGGCCGCACCGCTCGGCAACAAGAACGCCGACGACCTGCGCGTGGCGTATGCCAACAGCCGCTATCGCTGCTTTGCATGGGAGGACGGCCGCCTGGTCGGGGCGGGGCGCGCGCTCGCCGACGGCGTGGACTGCTCCTACGTGTGCGACGTGGCCGTGCTGCCCAGCCACCAGGGCACCGGGGTCGGCAAGGCCATCGTCCAGCAGCTGGTCGACCTGTCGCGCGGCCACCGGAAGATCATCCTGTACGCGGTGCCCGGCAAGGAGGCGTTCTACCGGCGCTTCGGCTTCCTCAGGATGCGCACGGCCATGGCCATCTTCCCGGATCAGGCCAAGGCGATCGCCGACGGGTACGTCAGCGAGGACTGA
- the istA gene encoding IS21 family transposase gives MGNVLDPQKQQQVVALGRLGWSLRRIEQATGVRRETISGYLRAAGVAVRGRGRPRADAPAPPSEAAANPAISPTGVSTDPTPSRASSASACTPYRDLITEAVGRGRNARAIWQDLVDDHGFTAGYASVRRFVGRLRGAATPEARVVIVTAPGEEAQVDYGEGPMVRPPGGGKHRRTRLFVLTLGYSRKAVYLLTWQSSAAIWATLHEQALRQLGGAPRVLVLDNLREGVLTPDVYDPTINPLYRDVLAHYGVTALPCRVRDPDRKGKVERSVGHAKQTPLKGQRFESLEDAQAYLDRWTAHWADTRIHGTTKRQVAAMFAEEQPVLQALPVTPFRYYRYGTRTVHLDGCVEVEAAYYSAPPGWIGQRVQVQWTDGVVRLLTLDGQLLREHVRGPRGHHRIAEADRPAKTPATTLALLARARRIGPALHTLCTHIHTHDGAAGTRRILGALALAKRYGPIALEDAAKAALELRVLNYRFLRRYLERRPPLTLRQVDPLIRQLTVYRDLIDRTTGDPT, from the coding sequence ATGGGGAACGTCTTGGACCCACAAAAACAGCAGCAGGTGGTGGCGCTGGGGCGCCTGGGCTGGTCGCTGCGCCGCATCGAGCAGGCGACCGGCGTGCGCCGCGAGACCATCAGCGGCTATCTCCGGGCCGCCGGTGTCGCCGTGCGGGGCCGCGGGCGGCCGCGGGCCGACGCGCCCGCGCCGCCGAGCGAAGCGGCGGCAAATCCGGCCATTTCGCCGACGGGGGTGTCCACCGACCCCACACCGTCCCGCGCCTCGAGTGCGAGCGCCTGCACGCCGTACCGCGACCTGATCACCGAGGCGGTCGGTCGCGGGCGGAACGCCCGCGCGATCTGGCAGGACCTGGTCGACGACCACGGCTTCACGGCCGGCTACGCGAGCGTCCGGCGCTTCGTCGGCCGGCTGCGTGGTGCCGCGACGCCGGAGGCGCGCGTGGTGATCGTCACCGCGCCGGGCGAGGAGGCCCAGGTCGATTACGGCGAGGGGCCGATGGTGCGGCCGCCGGGCGGGGGCAAACACCGGCGCACACGCCTGTTTGTGCTGACGCTCGGCTACTCGCGTAAGGCCGTCTACCTCCTCACGTGGCAGTCGAGCGCGGCGATCTGGGCCACGCTGCACGAGCAGGCGCTTCGTCAGCTGGGCGGCGCCCCGCGCGTGCTGGTCCTCGACAACCTGCGCGAAGGCGTGCTGACGCCGGACGTCTACGACCCGACGATCAATCCGCTCTATCGCGATGTGCTCGCGCACTACGGCGTCACGGCGCTGCCGTGTCGCGTGCGCGATCCCGATCGCAAGGGCAAGGTCGAACGCAGCGTCGGCCACGCGAAGCAGACGCCGCTCAAGGGGCAGCGCTTCGAGTCCCTCGAGGACGCGCAGGCCTACCTCGATCGCTGGACGGCCCACTGGGCGGACACCCGCATCCACGGCACGACGAAGCGGCAGGTGGCCGCGATGTTTGCCGAGGAGCAGCCCGTGCTGCAGGCGCTTCCCGTCACGCCGTTTCGCTATTACCGGTACGGCACGCGCACCGTGCATCTCGATGGCTGCGTCGAGGTCGAGGCCGCCTACTACTCGGCGCCGCCCGGCTGGATCGGCCAGCGTGTCCAGGTGCAGTGGACCGATGGGGTCGTGCGCCTGCTCACGCTCGACGGCCAACTGCTGCGCGAGCATGTGCGTGGGCCGCGGGGGCATCACCGCATCGCGGAGGCGGACCGGCCCGCCAAGACGCCGGCGACGACGCTCGCGCTCCTGGCGCGCGCCCGCCGGATCGGTCCCGCGCTGCACACGCTGTGCACGCACATCCACACGCACGACGGCGCGGCCGGCACACGCCGCATCCTCGGCGCGCTCGCCCTCGCGAAGCGCTACGGCCCGATCGCCCTCGAGGACGCGGCCAAGGCGGCGCTCGAGCTGCGCGTCCTCAATTACCGCTTCCTCCGCCGCTACCTGGAGCGACGGCCGCCGCTCACGCTGCGGCAGGTCGACCCGCTGATCCGTCAACTGACCGTCTATCGCGATCTGATCGATCGCACCACAGGAGATCCCACATGA
- a CDS encoding NAD(P)-dependent alcohol dehydrogenase: MRVMTKGRVDRGAWRSRVGRVLRWGVSAALVVLGVAFTVAYVRSGNVCDQGPLPTGPTPMAALVQCEYGGPDVLRMARIARPSPGPGEVLVRVRAASVNPVDWHQMRGVPRVMRLSTGLRKPSDIRVGVDFAGIVAAVGPGVHSLAVGDAVFGMRNGALAEYVVVPTTRVVRKPDGVSFEAAAAAPLAAITALQGLRDHGQVRRGQQVLVNGASGGVGTFAVQIARQLGATVTGVCSTRNVAMVKGLGAQRVIDYTRADVTRLPDRYDVIFDTVGNHALGAIRGVLAEGGRYVGIGGGTPHDAVWLGPLPRVLAMMLRSRVGSSTMTFFVTKANAADLDLVARWLSDGTLRTQIDRTLPFAQAAEAIRYLEQGRARGKVVVMMSAP, translated from the coding sequence ATGAGAGTCATGACGAAGGGGCGGGTCGATCGGGGAGCCTGGCGGAGCCGCGTCGGGCGCGTGCTTCGCTGGGGAGTGAGCGCCGCGCTCGTGGTGCTCGGCGTTGCCTTCACGGTCGCGTACGTGCGGTCGGGCAACGTCTGCGACCAGGGACCACTGCCGACCGGACCGACGCCGATGGCCGCCCTCGTGCAGTGCGAGTACGGCGGCCCGGACGTGCTCCGAATGGCGCGGATCGCGCGCCCGTCGCCCGGCCCGGGCGAGGTGCTCGTGCGGGTGCGCGCGGCGTCGGTCAACCCTGTCGACTGGCACCAGATGCGCGGCGTGCCGCGCGTGATGCGGCTGTCGACCGGGCTGCGCAAGCCCTCCGACATCCGTGTCGGCGTCGACTTTGCCGGCATCGTCGCGGCCGTCGGTCCAGGCGTGCACAGCCTTGCCGTCGGCGATGCGGTGTTCGGCATGCGAAACGGGGCGCTCGCCGAGTACGTGGTGGTGCCGACGACGCGTGTCGTGCGCAAGCCGGACGGGGTGTCCTTCGAGGCCGCCGCGGCGGCGCCCCTGGCCGCCATCACGGCCCTGCAGGGCTTGCGCGACCACGGGCAGGTACGGCGCGGGCAGCAGGTCCTGGTGAACGGGGCGTCGGGTGGGGTCGGGACCTTCGCCGTGCAGATTGCACGGCAGCTGGGCGCCACCGTCACCGGCGTGTGCAGCACGCGCAACGTCGCGATGGTGAAGGGCCTCGGGGCGCAACGCGTCATCGACTACACCCGCGCCGACGTGACGCGCCTGCCCGACAGGTACGACGTGATCTTCGACACCGTCGGCAACCACGCCCTCGGGGCCATCCGCGGCGTCCTGGCGGAGGGCGGACGCTACGTCGGCATCGGCGGCGGCACGCCCCACGACGCGGTGTGGCTCGGCCCGCTGCCGCGGGTGCTCGCGATGATGCTGCGATCCCGGGTCGGGTCGTCGACGATGACCTTCTTCGTCACGAAGGCCAACGCGGCCGACCTCGACCTCGTCGCACGATGGCTCTCGGATGGGACGCTGCGCACGCAGATCGACCGGACGCTGCCGTTCGCGCAGGCGGCCGAGGCGATCCGCTATCTCGAGCAGGGACGGGCTCGCGGCAAGGTCGTGGTCATGATGTCCGCCCCGTGA
- a CDS encoding MFS transporter, whose amino-acid sequence MTPPLVTPRFLTMFAFSFLVFISVFQLLPVAPYRMLALGGTEASAGWFLGLLTISCAVSAPFTGPLSDRIGHRRTLILAGASLSVITATYALVRDNRLLLGLVVLHGVVWSALMAASSAYATATIPPARRAEGLGYWGMASILAIGIAPTIGFWVYHLGWFVLCLELAALNLMMTTVGWFLPDEREAALAAGAPIDEPPRRFGIEWRVIALAVTLSMISFGYGGLTSFSALFADALGITPRGIFLSAMAVSVITGRLAVGRRLDRWGAAPVLMVSLLFPVCGLAVLATAAGRTAFATAGLLFGAGFGLVWPSFAALVMGSIPMARRGAAFGAILAAFDTGIGVGSATTGWMVRAHGFRAAYGLAAVLAAIALPYFLVARRRLHLGESVH is encoded by the coding sequence ATGACGCCGCCTCTCGTGACACCGCGATTCCTGACCATGTTCGCCTTCAGCTTCCTGGTCTTCATCTCGGTGTTCCAATTGCTGCCAGTGGCGCCCTACCGGATGCTGGCGCTCGGCGGCACCGAGGCGTCGGCCGGCTGGTTCCTCGGGCTGCTCACCATCTCCTGTGCGGTTTCCGCGCCGTTCACGGGGCCCCTCTCCGATCGCATCGGGCACCGCCGGACGCTGATCCTGGCCGGCGCATCGCTGTCGGTCATCACGGCCACGTACGCGCTGGTGCGCGACAACCGGCTGCTGCTCGGCCTGGTGGTGTTGCACGGCGTGGTCTGGTCGGCATTGATGGCGGCATCGAGCGCCTACGCCACGGCAACCATCCCGCCGGCGCGCCGCGCCGAGGGGCTCGGGTACTGGGGCATGGCGTCGATCCTGGCGATCGGCATCGCCCCGACCATCGGATTCTGGGTGTACCACCTCGGGTGGTTCGTGCTATGTCTCGAACTGGCGGCGCTGAACCTGATGATGACGACCGTCGGGTGGTTCCTGCCCGACGAGCGTGAGGCCGCGCTGGCGGCCGGCGCGCCCATCGACGAGCCGCCGCGGCGCTTCGGCATCGAGTGGCGCGTCATCGCGCTCGCCGTCACGCTGTCGATGATCTCGTTCGGCTACGGCGGACTGACCTCGTTCTCGGCGCTCTTCGCCGATGCGCTGGGGATCACGCCGCGCGGCATCTTCCTGTCGGCGATGGCCGTGTCGGTGATCACCGGTCGCCTGGCGGTGGGGCGGCGCCTGGACCGATGGGGCGCCGCGCCGGTGCTCATGGTGAGCCTGCTGTTCCCGGTGTGCGGGCTGGCCGTGCTGGCGACGGCGGCTGGCCGCACCGCCTTCGCGACGGCGGGCCTGCTGTTCGGTGCGGGATTCGGCCTGGTCTGGCCGTCGTTCGCGGCGCTGGTGATGGGGTCGATTCCGATGGCGCGGCGGGGCGCGGCGTTCGGCGCCATCCTCGCGGCCTTCGACACCGGGATCGGCGTCGGCTCGGCCACCACCGGCTGGATGGTGCGCGCCCACGGGTTCCGGGCGGCGTATGGCCTGGCGGCCGTCCTGGCCGCCATCGCCCTCCCGTACTTCCTGGTGGCGCGCCGCCGGCTCCACCTCGGCGAGTCCGTGCACTGA
- the istB gene encoding IS21-like element helper ATPase IstB, giving the protein MTLPELDAALRKLRLSGMADVLEARLRQAQQERQAPIDLLSALVGDELLRRQDRLLARRLQQAGFRDAERTLDTFDFGFNRKMPQALIHELATARFVAQREDVLLLGPPGTGKSHLAQAIGRAAILQGYRVLYREAHILLEEITEASVEGTRKALMLELTTVPLLIIDDLGMRKLPHTAAEDLLEVIMRRYERASTLLTSNRPVDDWGKLLGDTAAVTALLDRLLHHAHVLKCGPRSWRTKVHTDLRPEAAAQ; this is encoded by the coding sequence ATGACGCTGCCCGAACTCGATGCCGCCCTGCGCAAGCTGCGCCTCTCCGGGATGGCCGATGTCCTCGAGGCCCGCCTGCGCCAGGCGCAGCAGGAACGCCAGGCCCCGATCGATCTGCTCTCGGCGCTGGTCGGCGACGAGCTGCTGCGCCGCCAGGACCGGCTCCTCGCACGCCGGCTGCAGCAGGCCGGCTTTCGTGATGCCGAGCGGACCCTCGACACCTTTGACTTTGGCTTCAACCGGAAGATGCCGCAGGCGCTGATCCACGAGCTCGCCACCGCGCGCTTCGTGGCGCAGCGAGAAGACGTGCTGCTCCTCGGCCCGCCCGGCACCGGCAAGAGCCATCTCGCGCAGGCCATCGGGCGTGCGGCCATCCTGCAGGGCTATCGCGTGCTGTATCGCGAAGCGCACATCCTGCTCGAGGAGATCACCGAGGCCAGCGTGGAAGGGACGCGCAAAGCGCTGATGCTGGAGCTGACCACCGTGCCGCTGCTGATCATCGACGACCTCGGCATGCGCAAGCTACCGCACACGGCCGCCGAGGACCTGCTCGAGGTGATCATGCGGCGCTACGAACGCGCCTCGACGCTGCTGACGTCCAATCGGCCGGTCGATGACTGGGGCAAGCTGCTCGGCGACACCGCCGCCGTCACGGCGCTGCTCGATCGCCTGCTGCACCACGCCCACGTGCTCAAGTGCGGCCCCCGCAGCTGGCGAACCAAGGTGCACACCGACTTGCGTCCGGAGGCAGCCGCGCAGTAG